A region of Toxotes jaculatrix isolate fToxJac2 chromosome 23, fToxJac2.pri, whole genome shotgun sequence DNA encodes the following proteins:
- the LOC121177467 gene encoding macrophage mannose receptor 1-like produces the protein MKWRQSLLLLFTGLCVLTHCLPLQYHFISTRLPWLKAQTYCREQYTDLATVFDIEDTNRLVNTAQDSTGGFTEKAWIGLHDNLTSWRWSFSDSGYYRDKEGDYRNWYFGQPDNFLGDQMCVKMWGGGVWEDSSCFLRNPFICYDGTSSTNEPFILVEQDMSWRDAQLYCRKHYTDLASVRNQKENQEIQLLTRNGGVWIGLYRTRLWSDHSQSTYRHWKAGQPDNVGGRQSCVATDLGDAGLWSDEQCDRELAFICYGENNETPEKPVLSTTTTTVTPVTPVTPVTPVTSTNTSSRETSSSSFLSTTVSPNKTTSTETESAAGRVSAEFSSSEQPFTSKGTSSSEQPVTEHVIKLRVTFTSKIQLSQDGIKELVSVEFHNLLTEMGLPASIKVSVKRPVK, from the exons ATGAAGTGGAGACAGTCTTTGCTCCTGTTGTTCACAG GTCTGTGTGTTCTCACCCACTGCCTTCCTCTTCAGTACCACTTCATCAGTACCCGTCTTCCCTGGTTGAAGGCCCAGACGTACTGCAGAGAGCAGTATACTGACTTGGCCACTGTCTTTGACATAGAGGACACGAACCGGCTGGTGAACACGGCTCAGGACTCCACCGGGGGCTTTACAGAGAAGGCCTGGATCGGGCTGCACGATAACCTCACCAGCTGGAGGTGGTCATTTTCAGACAGCGGTTACTACAGAGACAAGGAGGGCGACTACAGGAACTGGTATTTCGGTCAGCCTGACAACTTCCTCGGGGACCAGATGTGTGTGAAGatgtggggtggaggggtgtgGGAGGACTCGAGTTGCTTCCTGAGAAACCCCTTCATCTGCTATGATG GAACATCCAGTACCAATGAGCCTTTCATTCTTGTTGAGCAGGACATGAGCTGGCGTGACGCTCAGCTGTACTGCAGGAAGCACTACACAGACCTGGCCAGTGTCAGAAACCAGAAAGAGAATCAGGAGATCCAGCTCTTGACCAGAAATGGGGGCGTGTGGATCGGCCTCTACAG GACTCGGTTGTGGTCAGATCACAGTCAGTCCACCTATCGGCACTGGAAGGCCGGACAGCCTGATAACGTCGGCGGGAGGCAGAGCTGCGTGGCGACTGATCTGGGCGACGCCGGCCTGTGGTCAGATGAACAGTGCGACAGGGAGCTCGCTTTCATCTGCTATGGAGAAAACA ATGAAACTCCAGAAAAGCCGGTTttgtccaccaccaccaccacagtgacCCCAGTAACACCAGTGACCCCAGTAACCCCAGTAACCAGTACAAACACTTCATCCA GAGAAACGTCCAGCAGCTCATTCTTGTCCACCACAGTGAGCCCAAATAAAACAACCAGCACTGAGACTGAATCAGCTGCTGGTCGTGTGAGTGCAGAGTTTTCTTCATCCGAGCAGCCTTTTACCTCGAAGGGAACTAGCTCCTCTGAGCAGCCTGTTACTG AGCATGTGATAAAACTGAGAGTGACGTTCACCTCTAAGATACAACTGAGTCAAGATGGCATCAAAGAGCTGGTCTCAGTGGAG TTTCACAATCTACTGACAGAGATGGGACTTCCTGCGAGCATCAAGGTGAGCGTGAAGAGACCAGTGAAATAA